In one window of Tumebacillus algifaecis DNA:
- a CDS encoding sigma-70 family RNA polymerase sigma factor, with translation MEKQTNHLDQLAEDCKRGMISFEEVVRLMHKRIKAIAWQAARAYERFKPMYDVDDYENRVLWALEKAINSWNPHKEAGFATYFERVAQYELNAVRKEMNALSRQSNLDAFSYEFHLQEGRGTELACADDGYKSGEFRAVLDGVPLSEQQRKICRLVMQGYKNKEIAAGLGVTEAAISMTLKRLRPKFADAELSGY, from the coding sequence ATGGAGAAACAAACAAATCACTTAGATCAATTGGCAGAAGACTGTAAGCGCGGCATGATTTCATTTGAAGAAGTGGTACGGTTGATGCATAAACGAATCAAAGCGATCGCGTGGCAGGCGGCCAGAGCCTACGAGCGCTTTAAACCGATGTACGATGTTGACGATTATGAGAACCGCGTCCTGTGGGCGCTCGAGAAAGCGATCAATAGTTGGAATCCACACAAGGAGGCCGGTTTTGCGACCTACTTTGAGCGGGTGGCGCAATACGAATTAAATGCGGTGCGCAAGGAGATGAACGCCTTGTCTCGCCAAAGCAACCTCGACGCGTTCTCTTATGAGTTTCATCTGCAAGAGGGCCGAGGCACTGAGCTTGCTTGTGCAGATGACGGATATAAAAGCGGCGAATTTCGCGCCGTGCTCGACGGCGTTCCCCTGTCGGAGCAACAGCGGAAAATCTGCCGGCTGGTCATGCAAGGATACAAAAATAAAGAGATTGCGGCTGGCCTTGGCGTCACCGAAGCGGCGATCTCGATGACGCTGAAGCGGCTTCGTCCCAAATTTGCTGATGCCGAATTGTCCGGCTATTAA
- a CDS encoding sigma factor-like helix-turn-helix DNA-binding protein translates to MVKRDIDKGRRMADVFDYGSTAALKTALRSLHKLRLSAEQGCPTAQAILIDLKTALGEYKSDEVLGRVVVTDRQKEAIVLHLIDDRSLQETAQLLGVDPTAISHRVASGLKRMMHFLQTGRAA, encoded by the coding sequence ATGGTGAAACGCGATATCGACAAAGGAAGACGGATGGCCGATGTGTTTGACTATGGATCGACCGCGGCGCTGAAGACAGCTTTGCGCTCCCTGCACAAGTTGCGCTTGAGCGCTGAGCAGGGCTGTCCGACCGCGCAGGCGATCCTGATCGATTTGAAAACGGCGCTGGGTGAGTACAAAAGTGACGAGGTGTTGGGGCGCGTGGTCGTAACCGATCGCCAGAAGGAGGCGATCGTCCTACACCTGATCGACGACCGGAGCCTGCAAGAGACGGCGCAACTGCTCGGCGTCGATCCGACGGCGATCTCGCATCGCGTCGCCTCGGGGCTCAAGCGCATGATGCACTTTTTGCAAACGGGCAGGGCGGCTTGA
- a CDS encoding ferritin-like domain-containing protein, with amino-acid sequence MSENQNHEARSLLVALLHEAAELEHSLLDAYLYTACSIKSTPQEFAVVGGKENRRRAVQFERARSWKQSILLVAHEEMLHLHYVQCLLRALGEAPRFGLPNRSQESGNWQIPNWKAQVAGEDVDGGTGVEVPIGPLSLENIRRFVLYEATDSLQDENPFGEQSTLLFKRLHHFELEYRFESMLYHIENAARRAELKQKLYDLYTLLTPLAPEDRHVEERLFAAMKQVGLPAVEELRFQSIADFYLRGILPLYQQAFDFNWVKHDNRDLNNEMLDTNYAAEGFLPIGPVNRDMNFNHFARGNLENPLQNYKHVENIIKEIVEEGEGASHFESNAEAFLQQVDKIGGVRNYLTKVLRDPNRRKPSTPIVQLGERLRKSHLYRFALIMTELEQEQELARESGLEFSASREPLAVEDNVRLKQITSELPAQFNATYLVMLAWLSRMYEIPHWEADKPRRLAIEMLASWPLMSLAIRPFLELASFFPIDLHDLYRLDPTALPLLPIHAQQLHQVYAMAERSEAINARMDYLAVRVLSDVAKWAEAQKAALAGIALDDHTKDMLLSRLTILSQLDEFQKQFPFRVHGGYSNKMPDLTYQQKHPDSGRYEEDPTAVPALFEETLALRIRFSGWGLVQMATDPDPPSDEVGASGTHMMHASDGNKRFDRALVWQNNDKQHDIVRGPHHDLPELGVNAQEVSLVVTNGTANAGFVPLQVMNSLGAVQTSGVQQELRVDGFFDLLNLTPQDILGDNRKLRIDLLEKNGQKPFLNGQNHLVWKDGEPIDPFILALFADPKPGAQTDDPKLLFKREIFNQGLTMMEMEPLQRISTSRGPCGFDDVHNIPPWVMGAMPEKDRKLFECPGYPMSYLVNRSRKLGQALEQQFQGSVDSQSTVDQAVSLAERMRLINVPRMETMIWLNFLLHYGHTVSGHLAQGDGENPILTALAQKTNLQLSLAESDQRDAANSRWLVKYTKGVMDTDAIRDLVFGEMYIPIHVQASTEPIELTRSWSFPLAMQKLVTDFACHFDSPFWAAYKVSKDGKSRTLKLPNKTEITETLLKKNGDSHSYAMTGLEGVSAYTASFTVSKPKRGDEQFTLNWKISFHASTPQAILATVTHFGNACQQMTDSMTGYFAPTVQR; translated from the coding sequence ATGAGCGAAAATCAAAATCATGAGGCACGTAGCCTGCTGGTCGCTCTGCTGCACGAAGCGGCAGAACTTGAGCACAGTCTACTCGATGCCTACCTCTATACAGCCTGCTCGATCAAGAGCACGCCACAGGAGTTCGCCGTTGTAGGCGGTAAGGAAAACAGGCGCCGCGCCGTGCAGTTTGAGCGGGCACGCTCGTGGAAACAGAGCATTCTTCTGGTCGCCCATGAAGAGATGCTGCATCTCCACTATGTCCAATGTCTGCTTCGCGCCCTCGGAGAAGCTCCACGCTTTGGCTTGCCCAATCGCAGCCAAGAGAGCGGCAACTGGCAGATTCCGAACTGGAAAGCGCAAGTCGCCGGCGAAGATGTGGACGGCGGAACGGGTGTGGAAGTTCCGATCGGGCCATTGAGTCTGGAAAACATCCGCCGCTTTGTGCTCTACGAAGCGACCGATTCCCTGCAAGACGAGAATCCCTTTGGTGAGCAATCGACGCTCTTATTTAAACGGTTACACCATTTCGAATTGGAATACCGCTTCGAAAGCATGCTCTATCACATCGAAAACGCAGCGCGCCGTGCCGAACTGAAGCAAAAGCTGTACGACCTCTACACTTTGCTCACCCCGCTGGCACCTGAAGATCGGCACGTCGAGGAACGATTGTTCGCGGCGATGAAACAGGTCGGCCTGCCTGCGGTGGAAGAGCTACGTTTCCAATCGATCGCCGACTTTTACCTGCGCGGCATCTTGCCGCTGTATCAGCAAGCGTTCGACTTCAACTGGGTCAAACACGACAACCGAGACCTGAACAACGAAATGCTCGACACCAATTATGCGGCGGAAGGCTTTTTGCCGATCGGCCCGGTCAATCGCGACATGAACTTCAACCATTTTGCCCGCGGCAACCTGGAGAACCCGCTGCAAAATTACAAACATGTCGAGAACATCATCAAAGAGATCGTCGAAGAAGGCGAAGGGGCCTCCCACTTTGAAAGCAATGCGGAAGCGTTTTTACAACAGGTGGACAAAATCGGCGGCGTTCGCAACTACCTGACCAAAGTGTTGCGCGACCCGAACCGCCGCAAGCCATCCACTCCGATCGTCCAACTTGGCGAGCGACTGCGCAAATCACATCTGTACCGCTTTGCGCTGATCATGACCGAATTGGAGCAGGAACAGGAGCTTGCCCGCGAGTCCGGATTGGAATTTTCCGCATCTCGCGAGCCGCTCGCCGTGGAAGACAACGTGCGCCTGAAACAGATCACATCCGAGCTGCCCGCCCAATTTAACGCGACCTATCTCGTCATGCTCGCTTGGCTTTCTCGCATGTACGAAATCCCACACTGGGAAGCGGACAAGCCGCGCCGTCTGGCCATCGAAATGCTCGCCTCCTGGCCGTTGATGTCACTTGCGATCCGGCCGTTCCTTGAACTCGCCTCCTTCTTCCCGATCGACTTGCACGATCTGTATCGCCTCGATCCGACCGCCCTGCCACTGTTGCCGATCCACGCGCAACAACTGCATCAGGTCTACGCGATGGCGGAGCGCTCCGAAGCGATCAACGCCCGCATGGACTATTTGGCGGTGCGCGTGCTCTCCGATGTCGCCAAGTGGGCCGAAGCGCAAAAAGCGGCGCTTGCAGGCATCGCCCTCGATGACCACACCAAGGACATGTTGCTCTCGCGCCTGACCATCCTCTCTCAGCTCGACGAGTTCCAAAAACAGTTCCCGTTCCGCGTGCATGGCGGCTATTCGAACAAGATGCCCGACCTGACCTATCAGCAAAAGCATCCGGACAGTGGACGATACGAAGAAGACCCGACCGCAGTGCCTGCCCTGTTCGAAGAGACCTTGGCGCTTCGCATTCGCTTCTCCGGCTGGGGGCTCGTGCAGATGGCGACCGACCCAGACCCGCCGAGCGACGAAGTCGGCGCCAGCGGGACACACATGATGCATGCATCTGACGGCAACAAGCGCTTCGACCGCGCCTTGGTCTGGCAGAACAACGACAAACAGCATGACATCGTGCGCGGGCCGCACCACGACCTGCCGGAGCTTGGGGTCAACGCGCAAGAGGTATCGCTTGTCGTCACCAACGGCACAGCAAACGCTGGCTTCGTCCCGCTGCAGGTGATGAACTCGCTGGGCGCCGTGCAGACGTCCGGTGTTCAGCAGGAACTGCGCGTTGACGGCTTCTTCGATCTGCTCAACCTGACGCCGCAGGACATTCTGGGCGACAACCGCAAACTGCGGATCGACCTGCTCGAGAAAAACGGACAAAAGCCGTTTCTCAATGGCCAAAACCATCTCGTCTGGAAGGATGGCGAGCCGATCGACCCGTTCATCCTCGCTCTCTTTGCCGATCCAAAACCGGGAGCTCAAACGGACGATCCAAAGCTGTTGTTCAAGCGTGAGATTTTCAACCAAGGCTTGACAATGATGGAGATGGAACCACTGCAACGCATCTCCACCTCGCGCGGACCGTGCGGATTTGACGATGTGCACAACATCCCGCCGTGGGTGATGGGCGCAATGCCAGAAAAAGACCGCAAGCTATTCGAATGCCCGGGCTATCCGATGTCGTATCTCGTCAACCGTTCGCGCAAGCTCGGCCAAGCGCTGGAGCAACAGTTCCAAGGGTCGGTCGATTCGCAAAGCACGGTCGATCAGGCCGTGTCGCTGGCCGAGCGGATGCGCCTGATCAACGTCCCACGCATGGAGACGATGATCTGGCTCAACTTCTTGCTGCACTACGGGCACACTGTCAGCGGCCATCTGGCACAAGGCGATGGCGAGAATCCGATTCTGACCGCTCTGGCCCAGAAAACCAACCTGCAACTCAGCCTGGCAGAAAGCGATCAGCGCGACGCCGCCAACTCGCGCTGGCTGGTCAAGTACACCAAAGGCGTCATGGACACCGACGCGATTCGCGACCTCGTCTTCGGTGAGATGTACATCCCGATCCACGTTCAAGCGTCCACAGAGCCGATCGAACTGACCCGCAGTTGGTCCTTCCCGCTCGCGATGCAAAAGTTGGTCACCGACTTCGCCTGCCACTTTGACAGCCCGTTTTGGGCCGCGTACAAAGTTTCGAAAGACGGCAAATCGCGCACCTTGAAACTCCCGAACAAAACGGAGATCACCGAAACGCTGCTCAAGAAAAATGGCGATTCGCACAGCTACGCCATGACGGGCCTTGAAGGTGTCAGCGCCTACACCGCCAGCTTCACGGTGAGCAAGCCGAAACGCGGGGACGAGCAGTTCACGCTGAACTGGAAGATCTCCTTCCACGCTTCCACTCCCCAAGCGATCCTCGCCACGGTCACCCATTTTGGCAACGCCTGCCAGCAGATGACAGACAGCATGACAGGCTACTTTGCCCCGACCGTACAGCGTTAA
- a CDS encoding TVP38/TMEM64 family protein — protein MEMGDLQIILDQYRAFGPLPGIVLALLETFFPVLPLIPIVMANAMAFGLWEGFFYSWIGVGLGQSLLFLLVRLLGHRLRDRMMKKYPDSRRFLRWVEQKGFTSIFILCAFPFSPSTTVAVVGGLTTISIRTFILATFASKGVMVFILSYIGHDLPTWLEHPWKFVVVAIVMVGLWYGGKWVEKRGDRQTLEKAA, from the coding sequence ATGGAAATGGGCGATTTGCAGATCATCCTCGATCAATACAGGGCGTTTGGTCCGTTGCCAGGCATCGTCTTGGCGCTGTTGGAAACGTTTTTCCCAGTGTTGCCCTTGATTCCGATCGTGATGGCCAACGCGATGGCGTTTGGACTGTGGGAAGGGTTTTTCTATTCGTGGATCGGGGTCGGGCTAGGCCAGAGCCTGCTGTTTTTACTGGTGCGACTGTTGGGTCATCGCTTGCGTGATCGGATGATGAAAAAGTATCCCGATTCGCGTCGCTTTTTGCGCTGGGTGGAACAGAAGGGCTTTACGTCTATCTTTATCTTGTGCGCCTTTCCGTTTTCACCGTCCACGACGGTGGCGGTGGTCGGGGGCCTGACGACCATCTCGATCCGCACCTTCATCTTGGCGACATTTGCTTCCAAAGGCGTGATGGTGTTCATTCTGTCGTACATCGGGCATGACCTGCCGACTTGGCTGGAGCACCCGTGGAAATTTGTGGTGGTCGCCATCGTGATGGTCGGTCTGTGGTATGGCGGGAAATGGGTGGAGAAGCGTGGTGATCGGCAAACCCTAGAAAAAGCGGCCTAG
- a CDS encoding FixH family protein, whose amino-acid sequence MTGKVWIAAFLIAAFAGFGCGTNGADEHENHQGANVPQKLTITFATNPTPAKTGGETELVATIAQVGKPVQGAKVEFEIWQGEEAHETLEAHAGKDGAYSVKKTFTKPGTYQVTIHTTTKELHQMPTETFEVVE is encoded by the coding sequence ATGACAGGAAAAGTATGGATCGCAGCATTCTTGATCGCAGCATTCGCAGGCTTCGGCTGCGGCACGAACGGAGCGGATGAGCATGAGAACCATCAAGGGGCAAACGTTCCGCAAAAGCTGACCATTACCTTTGCCACCAATCCAACCCCCGCGAAGACGGGCGGTGAGACGGAGCTCGTCGCGACGATCGCCCAGGTGGGCAAACCGGTTCAAGGGGCGAAAGTAGAGTTTGAAATCTGGCAGGGTGAAGAGGCTCATGAGACGCTCGAAGCTCATGCAGGTAAAGACGGTGCGTATTCGGTGAAAAAAACGTTTACCAAGCCGGGCACCTATCAAGTGACGATACACACGACAACAAAAGAACTGCATCAGATGCCGACCGAGACATTTGAAGTTGTAGAATAA
- the lgt gene encoding prolipoprotein diacylglyceryl transferase, with the protein MREYLFTIFGFGIPSHSVLSALAILLGLGVTAYFAKQEGKDPEKLSEMAFAVILGGLLGARLWEVLFFQGGYYLSNPLEILAVWDGGMSVQGGLIGGILTGAWYVRKLKWSFWDTADIFAPGLILGQAIGRAACFMNGDAYGAPTNSGFGIVYPPGTNAYAEYGDQPLWPAEVFESMWCMVVFAVLILLKFKPLPKGMIFVIYVTLYSIARFFLEYLRGDTPEYLFNWTAGQWTSIAAILVTLVLFAGTRLLTKKGLGSDGTSKY; encoded by the coding sequence GTGAGGGAGTATTTGTTTACGATTTTCGGCTTTGGGATTCCATCGCATTCGGTGCTGTCGGCGTTGGCGATTTTGCTCGGGCTTGGCGTGACCGCCTATTTTGCGAAACAGGAAGGCAAGGACCCGGAAAAATTGAGCGAGATGGCGTTTGCCGTCATCTTGGGCGGGCTGTTAGGCGCCCGTCTGTGGGAGGTGCTGTTCTTTCAAGGCGGCTACTACCTGTCCAATCCGCTGGAGATTTTGGCGGTCTGGGATGGCGGTATGTCGGTGCAGGGCGGCTTGATCGGCGGCATTTTGACCGGAGCGTGGTATGTTCGCAAGCTGAAATGGTCGTTTTGGGACACGGCAGACATCTTCGCGCCCGGCCTGATCCTCGGACAAGCGATCGGCCGAGCGGCCTGCTTTATGAACGGAGACGCGTATGGAGCGCCGACTAACAGTGGATTTGGCATCGTCTATCCGCCAGGCACCAACGCCTACGCCGAATATGGCGACCAACCGCTCTGGCCGGCAGAAGTGTTTGAAAGCATGTGGTGCATGGTCGTGTTTGCCGTGCTGATCTTGCTGAAGTTCAAACCGCTACCTAAAGGTATGATCTTTGTTATCTATGTAACACTTTATTCGATCGCGCGCTTCTTCCTCGAATATCTGCGCGGCGATACACCTGAATATCTGTTTAATTGGACAGCAGGCCAATGGACCAGCATCGCTGCCATTCTGGTGACGCTCGTGCTGTTTGCTGGAACGCGCCTGCTGACGAAGAAAGGGCTGGGAAGCGATGGAACAAGCAAGTACTAA
- a CDS encoding SCO family protein, producing MEQASTKRNNQWVNGLIILLILAFLGGVGYWFWSGYTKLPILNRAPDFTLQNLAGQDVNFTDYNGKVRLVEFIYTNCPDICPITTAKMVNVQDDLKKKDLFGSKIQFVSVTFDPEFDTPEVLQKHAEAMGIDQSGWVLLRGTEEETQQVVESYGNFAEKQSDGTFIHATRSLYLVDAKNNVRKVYYMGDEMPIDEVQKDLVKLAKE from the coding sequence ATGGAACAAGCAAGTACTAAACGAAACAACCAGTGGGTCAATGGTTTGATCATCCTCTTGATTCTCGCGTTTCTAGGCGGGGTCGGCTACTGGTTCTGGTCGGGCTATACCAAGTTGCCCATCTTAAACCGCGCCCCCGACTTTACGTTGCAAAATCTCGCCGGACAAGATGTCAACTTCACCGACTACAACGGTAAAGTACGCCTCGTCGAATTTATCTATACCAACTGCCCGGACATCTGCCCGATCACGACGGCGAAGATGGTCAATGTGCAAGATGACTTAAAAAAGAAAGACCTGTTCGGAAGCAAAATCCAATTTGTCTCCGTCACGTTCGACCCTGAATTTGACACGCCTGAAGTGCTGCAGAAACATGCCGAAGCGATGGGTATCGACCAAAGCGGCTGGGTGCTCTTGCGCGGTACGGAAGAGGAGACGCAACAGGTCGTGGAAAGCTATGGCAACTTCGCCGAAAAGCAATCGGACGGCACGTTCATCCATGCGACCCGCTCGCTCTATCTGGTCGATGCGAAAAACAACGTCCGCAAAGTGTACTACATGGGCGATGAGATGCCGATCGACGAAGTGCAGAAAGATCTGGTCAAATTAGCCAAAGAATAA
- the bacA gene encoding undecaprenyl-diphosphate phosphatase yields the protein MDYITALIMGLIEGLAEFLPISSTGHLILTGELLDFHGEAAKTFEIFIQLGAILAATVLYWKRILGLFGIRGAKTPKYKINLLHVFLGILPAMILGLIFHDFIKDVLFSPETVVVGLVAGGVLMILAEWYGDKREIKAPTIDDITYRQALTIGLFQCLAMWPGFSRSGSTMSGGLMFGVHRKAAADFSFFIAIPMMVGATGLDLFKSWDHLSSNDIGYFAVGFITSFVVALFAMVGFLKLLERVKLVPFAIYRFILAGVFWLFVL from the coding sequence ATGGATTACATTACAGCGCTAATTATGGGCCTGATTGAGGGCTTGGCGGAGTTTTTGCCGATCTCCTCGACAGGGCATCTGATTTTGACGGGCGAACTGCTCGATTTCCACGGGGAAGCGGCTAAGACGTTTGAGATCTTCATTCAGCTTGGTGCGATTCTGGCGGCGACCGTTTTATATTGGAAACGGATCTTGGGGCTGTTTGGGATACGTGGAGCGAAAACACCGAAATATAAGATCAACCTGTTGCATGTGTTCTTGGGCATTTTGCCGGCGATGATTCTGGGGCTGATCTTCCATGATTTCATCAAAGATGTGCTGTTCTCCCCCGAGACGGTGGTCGTCGGTTTGGTTGCCGGAGGGGTGCTGATGATCTTGGCGGAGTGGTACGGTGACAAGCGCGAGATCAAGGCGCCGACGATCGACGATATCACCTACAGACAAGCGCTTACGATCGGCCTGTTCCAGTGCCTCGCGATGTGGCCGGGCTTCTCTCGCTCCGGTTCCACGATGTCGGGCGGTCTGATGTTTGGCGTGCACCGCAAAGCGGCTGCCGACTTCTCGTTTTTCATCGCGATCCCGATGATGGTCGGTGCGACTGGCCTCGACCTGTTCAAAAGCTGGGATCATCTGTCGTCAAATGACATCGGCTACTTTGCAGTCGGCTTCATCACCTCGTTTGTCGTCGCCCTGTTCGCGATGGTCGGTTTCCTCAAACTGCTCGAGCGCGTCAAACTGGTACCGTTTGCAATTTACCGTTTTATTCTGGCCGGCGTCTTCTGGCTGTTCGTACTGTAA
- a CDS encoding PspA/IM30 family protein, giving the protein MIKRILNIISAAIHEGLDQIEDPKMMLNHTLRNMEDELSKARHAIVKQQAIAASYEKSLDEAQALEDKRRRQAEQAFNAGAEDLARKALSEMKHYEARAQYYDEQAELAYGQVRELKEQGVLLERRYEELKDKKQALIARANVAQVKERIVTALHSIDTDSFCREFQRLENRILEKEIRAKAGTSFATDEMCYARVEYADEVEKELERMRKEKIS; this is encoded by the coding sequence ATGATCAAACGCATTCTCAACATCATCTCTGCTGCGATTCACGAAGGACTCGACCAAATCGAAGACCCGAAAATGATGCTCAACCACACCTTGCGCAACATGGAAGACGAGCTGTCGAAAGCGCGCCACGCGATCGTGAAACAGCAAGCGATCGCCGCATCCTACGAAAAGAGTTTAGATGAGGCGCAGGCGCTCGAAGATAAGCGTCGTCGCCAAGCGGAACAAGCGTTCAACGCTGGTGCAGAAGACCTCGCTCGCAAAGCGCTGAGTGAGATGAAGCACTACGAAGCGCGCGCCCAATATTACGACGAGCAGGCTGAACTTGCGTATGGACAAGTTCGCGAGCTGAAAGAGCAGGGCGTTCTGCTCGAACGCCGCTACGAAGAGCTGAAAGACAAAAAACAAGCGTTGATCGCTCGCGCCAACGTGGCACAGGTGAAAGAGCGCATCGTCACCGCTTTGCACAGCATCGATACGGACAGCTTCTGCCGCGAGTTTCAACGTCTGGAAAACCGCATCCTTGAAAAAGAGATCCGCGCGAAAGCCGGCACCTCCTTCGCCACTGACGAAATGTGCTATGCACGCGTCGAGTATGCGGACGAGGTTGAAAAAGAGCTGGAGCGCATGCGCAAAGAGAAAATCTCCTAA
- the liaF gene encoding cell wall-active antibiotics response protein LiaF, whose product MPQNPVLIIGAILLVVIILSALGLFLPFLLAGVGYWLYHNRSKKVGLVLMIIGGVLIVQQLVGVEIIGILVAALLIYIGYRMIKGQEIKWPDQWNFAWKEEPEAKTAMDATAEQATEPEHDESGWSRSTYGGTMIGNLRLINGQFDLDGINASYGVCDVKIDLSKAIIPEGETTLVISALIGDIDIYVPYDLDVTVSTSVTAGNLEVLGSKQGGVNCNLQKTSAGYSSAARKVKISISLLLGDVDVRYL is encoded by the coding sequence ATGCCTCAAAATCCTGTTCTTATCATTGGTGCAATCCTTTTAGTCGTCATCATTCTGAGCGCCTTGGGACTGTTTCTCCCGTTTCTACTCGCCGGGGTCGGCTACTGGCTCTATCACAATCGTTCGAAAAAAGTGGGTCTGGTGCTGATGATCATCGGCGGTGTCCTGATCGTACAGCAGTTGGTCGGCGTGGAGATCATCGGAATTTTGGTGGCTGCACTGCTCATCTACATCGGCTATCGAATGATCAAAGGTCAGGAGATCAAGTGGCCGGATCAGTGGAACTTCGCTTGGAAAGAAGAGCCAGAAGCCAAGACGGCGATGGACGCTACAGCGGAGCAGGCAACAGAGCCTGAGCACGATGAATCTGGCTGGTCGAGATCGACGTATGGCGGGACGATGATCGGCAATCTGCGCTTGATCAACGGCCAATTTGACCTCGACGGGATCAACGCCTCCTATGGGGTCTGCGATGTGAAGATCGACCTGTCCAAAGCGATCATTCCGGAAGGCGAGACAACGCTTGTCATCTCCGCGCTGATCGGTGACATTGACATCTATGTGCCGTATGATCTGGACGTTACGGTAAGCACCTCCGTCACGGCCGGCAACTTGGAAGTGCTCGGCAGCAAACAGGGCGGTGTCAACTGCAACCTGCAAAAAACCTCAGCAGGCTATTCGAGCGCCGCACGCAAAGTGAAAATTTCGATTTCACTGCTGCTCGGCGATGTGGATGTGAGGTACTTATGA
- a CDS encoding sensor histidine kinase, whose protein sequence is MSRKRLMNIQWRMTRFTLSVGLMAALPVLTLFIIFFKIDLMELFTATWLDIPVLLIGLVLIVMAGVVSGFTFGTGLKQRLEELVEATLRYEKGQFAHRVPPLGDDEIGLAGDRLNEMAQRIEKQVASLQRLSTEKAEMQDQLKKSVILEERQRLARELHDAVSQQLFAISMMSSAVQENLTNTDEVKIQKQIAMIEKMAGHAQKEMRALLLHLRPATLEGKGLREGLEELLQEFQAKQPIDIRAEITDIPPLPKGVEDHLFRIVQEGLSNVLRHSQATSVNIRLGATDAQVFLRMIDNGVGFEMNGQKAASYGMQMMQERADEIGGVLDLISAPGKGAQLSLKVPIVEDKGERADDPRVAGR, encoded by the coding sequence ATGAGCCGCAAACGCTTAATGAACATCCAATGGCGCATGACGCGCTTTACGCTGAGCGTTGGCTTGATGGCAGCACTCCCTGTACTGACGCTGTTCATCATCTTTTTCAAAATCGATCTGATGGAGTTGTTCACCGCCACCTGGCTCGACATTCCGGTGCTGTTGATCGGGCTGGTCCTGATCGTGATGGCAGGGGTCGTGTCTGGATTTACGTTTGGCACCGGTTTGAAGCAGCGCTTGGAAGAGCTGGTTGAAGCGACGCTGCGCTATGAAAAGGGCCAGTTTGCCCATCGCGTTCCACCGCTTGGTGATGATGAGATCGGGCTTGCAGGCGATCGGTTAAATGAGATGGCACAGCGCATCGAAAAACAGGTCGCCTCTTTGCAGCGCCTATCGACCGAAAAAGCGGAGATGCAGGATCAATTGAAAAAATCGGTGATCCTCGAGGAGCGCCAGCGTTTGGCGCGCGAGTTGCACGACGCGGTGTCACAGCAGTTGTTCGCCATCTCGATGATGTCATCTGCTGTGCAAGAGAATCTGACGAACACCGATGAGGTTAAGATTCAAAAGCAGATCGCGATGATCGAAAAAATGGCCGGGCATGCGCAAAAGGAAATGCGTGCGCTCTTGTTGCATTTGCGACCGGCGACGCTGGAAGGCAAGGGGCTGCGCGAAGGGTTGGAAGAATTGTTGCAGGAGTTTCAAGCGAAGCAGCCGATCGACATTCGCGCGGAGATCACCGACATTCCGCCACTGCCAAAAGGGGTGGAAGACCATCTGTTTCGCATCGTGCAGGAAGGCTTGTCCAACGTGTTGCGCCACTCGCAGGCCACCTCGGTCAACATTCGGCTCGGAGCGACCGATGCGCAGGTGTTTTTGCGGATGATCGACAACGGGGTCGGCTTCGAGATGAACGGGCAGAAGGCAGCTTCATACGGGATGCAGATGATGCAGGAGCGGGCCGACGAGATCGGCGGCGTGCTCGATCTGATCTCAGCGCCGGGGAAAGGCGCACAGCTGTCGTTGAAAGTTCCAATCGTTGAAGATAAAGGGGAGCGAGCAGATGATCCGCGTGTTGCTGGTAGATGA